The DNA sequence CAAGCAAAATGCATGAGGGGGCTTTTCACTctagaaacaagaaaacaataaatacatTATTAGtaacacaaaatttaatttaaggCACAGTACAgcgaataataattattatttgcagtaAAATGTCAGGGCAAAGGCCAATTTTGATGATTTTAATTTCATCTACAgttgaacctcgattatccggactcgttgggaccacacgaaatagtccggataatcgagggtccggataaccgaaaatatgaatattaatgaagagcaaaatcgaGCAATGATTAAATTAAGACAACGACATTTAATTGTAAAGCAAcgcttttacaaatcatttggaatacaatatcgtctacatcttcatttttatcttttatggaaagatcggatcgcttgcgctttaaagacatgaagatcgtgaataaacgtacgtgacgctagcttctttttttcccatgcCATAGAGCGTGAAGCACAAACGcaactctgagccaatcagaactcatcaTCGAATGTTCTTTATTACTTACGGAGGGGGGCATTGGGGTATATAATATtagaaaccgcaaaaccgaagaaaaaatcatccaaaaccgccaaaaaattcggcaaaaaacgaaaactctcaaaataggaaaacccaaaaaccacattggataataaaaccgaaaaaccgctATTATTTTCTACGAAAACCAAAAACCGGAtgctaaaaaacgaaaaaaccgAAACGAACACCAAAACCCCAAAACCGAAGTCTTTTGGCACaaaaaaccgcaaaaccgatctaaaaaattgccaaaaccgcaaaaccgaaaatcccaatgtccccctccttACGACAAGCGCGAACACTGCCTTTGttctttgagagcaaaaaacccttgcatttgactgcacctttcaatgctgtagttttaaaaggGATATGGCTACGAatcttgatcgtgactaataaataatcataaccaaattgggaccagagaaaaagtccggataatcgagaaatccggataatcgaggtccggataattgaggttcgactgtaccaTGAACCAAGGCCTAATCTTGATTCTTTGATACCTTGCTAACTACTATGACTCAAGTTTGAGGTGCAGTAAATAAATTGTTGTAAAATGCTAGGCCAATCATAAAAAATTTTGATGATTATAATTCCTTCTGCCATGAGCCAACACCAAATTCTGGATTCTTTAATACCTTGCTAGCTATGATGATGCAAATCTCAGTGACCGCCAGGGATGAGTGAGCCATCTTTTGTCGAGCACGCCGATAAGTGATAAATGTTTTACTGTTGGTGCTGTTATTGACATTGGCTTCTTTTCCCGATGGCGTGTCATAAACAAAGTCACATCCATACATCAGCCTTTCCTTTCCTGCATAAAGGACTCTACAAAAATAAACCATAATGTAAATGAATTGTGTAATCATCAGTTtccttaattattatttattgccCCCAGAAGCCAAAACCCTTGGATGCCACCTGGAAATCCCCATATAACATCAGAGAAAGTACAAAAATTGGTAGATATTGTATAGGGAATATCTTTCACCTTAATTTGCACAAACCAGACATGCAAGGTGGTATTGGTATTACTTACCAGCACACAATGGTGTAATACTGGGTATTCTTTGTCATACATGAAGTGTTCTACACAATGcgtaaaaattgaatttgcaAATGATTGTTTACACGAAGATTAAAAAGAAAGATCATAACCTCAATGCTTTTTGCGATTGCATGGATGTCTCCTCTGTGACATCATTTACATTGATCATGTTAGTTGCTAAACATCCTTTCATGCAACCATTAGGTCAACTAATTTTGAGTACACATAAATCACCCGTTATAAGGTAAAGAAAGTCACAATGATCATCGCTCACTCATCTCAGGTGGGGGTAGATGTAGTTTTAACCTATCTAAgtattttcattctttaccTACCCAATGTCAGTCAGTGGTGGCTTGTCAGTCCCTCTACGAAAACACAGAAAGCATGATGGCTGTCTGATGGAGCCATGGTTTAGGTTGGCAGGAAAGCCTGCCGGTGTTTTCTCAATGCAGGTAAAGCCTTTCGGAGGTTGCTCTCCCAAACTTTTGAATATCACAGTTACATCAGTAATCGGCTCCAAATTATTTCTGTCCACGTCAAACTGGATAGCATCATTAGAGGACGTGCCATTTCCCAGACCGGCTATGACAAAGTAATCAGCAACACGCTGGGGCTTTTCACGGTCAACCATTACCTCGATGTGTCATCTCTGTGAATGGAAAATTGAggcaagaaaacaacaatatttattactgATTAAAAAGACAGAGTTGATACAATACATTATTTTTCTACACAAAAGAGACTGCTGATGTTTCAGCATGTgatcataatattattattaactcaTTATAAACCACATTTATGTTTATAAACAACTATTATCATTGCTCAATtttgtcaataaaattaatcaatctaaaaccgaaaaacaataacagagaggttttcaaatgatcgtcaaaaaaccaaaaccaaagcaattactccaaccaatcacgACAGGGGCAAACAGCaagatgaaccaatcacaattcctagcaatttaATCTAACTTGCTCGAAGCACAGGAAAAATCACACGTACGTGGTatgattggttttgcttctcattggttgaaaaactggtacCAGtcttttgagccaatcactaagcatagcaatcacaatcacttaattacttttgacagtcatctGAAAACTACTCTCCTACAAAAAAGCTCTAATTCGCATTTTGAAACCTTCTGTGGAATTTGAACCAAAATTTCCTTACAGggataaaaattgttttgaaatgatatCAGTAAAACAGATTCTGACGCGACACTTGATAAATTGCATTTTCGCATCTTATAACTTgacatgaataataataaaaataataataataatgctcAGTTGATATTCTATCTTCCCTGACATGGTATTTTAAAACGGACTGTAGTTTAGCAACAGTTCACCTTTCTTAATGATATGGAAATCAACATGTCTGAAGGCGACGCCGGGTTtacaatttttgctttaagcACATCAAGGTATGGAACACGACTTATTCACTAAAAAGGGTGATTCAAGAAACACTAAAATTCAAACCAATATTCTTGGGCACGCAAATACGTAGGCGCGAGCTCTCACGCGATTGCAAGACATGTCACTAGCTTTTTATTCTTTCTCTTTTCGGTAACAGAAGGCGAACGCAGATCATCAAAACAGTTACTGCTACCTTGAGTTTCAAGAAATGGATAACAGTCACTTGCAGGGCTTGCATCGGATTGCTGAAGCtgcaaaaactaaaatgatgCACAATCGGCTATATGTTTTGACTCCTCATAAATCGGAACCAAGCAACACATTAAATAgtcgaataaaaaaaattgaatgaagCCAAAAGTAAGAATTGCTAAAACGTTGTTACACTGCCAATACAATAGATCAGCCGATCCAACATTTTGCACCAAATATGACAAAAGCTTCTTTCCCTACTGTTattgattttgacattttatgTCCACATTTTCGTTGACAAGGACGTCGTGaaattcaaggaaaaaaaaaatgaaaacaaaagaaggcaACTGAAATTAATCCCTATTGCGTTTGTCCAATGATAAAACGAAGGACATGTTTCTTCATTTAATCTTGTCAACCAAACATACCTCTACCACATATTTAAGTGTTCACAAAAGTGCCATAACCTATCAAACTTTTTCCAGTTCTCAAGAAACACTATTCACACCGTACAAAAGACCAATCAATCGGTAAAAGTGCCACGAGGAAAACCTTCAGAGCGATAAAAAAATTGAGGCTCGGATGCCAAGTCGGCAATACTTTTGTTTCCACTCCCTTTATTTTGATAAGGATGGGTAAGGAGCCATGCTATCCTTACTTAGGATGGGTAGGTAGGCAAGTGAAAATCGCGTGATCTCCATCACATGACGTTGCATTGCCTGTCGATATTGGTCTAATACGTGGTCGGTCAATATTGTAAGTACTGTAGGTGCCACGCATTTAATACATCTTACACTACAACTTATTTGAACTCAGACAGACTGCCATAATGATAAGTTTAGAGTATTCCAATCACATTAAGACCTTCGATTTCAAGAGCCAGCGTAGCCAAATGGAACGCGAAGCCATAGATGCGGTGATTGCGGGACAACCACTAACTCCGTTGTTTGAAAGTCACAGTCTAAGTTTTGAGGGACGAAAGCAACTTGTGAAGACGAAACTTGGATATCCACACAAAGGAGAAGAGTTTAGCCTTTTCTTATTGGCTGTTGTATGCGGTCATGTGGATCTTGTTCGAGTTATGATCGAAGAGGGTCTTGTGGGCATCGAGCAGCAGAAGACAGTTTTAGTGGGCGTGAACACGGAGGTGACTGTGATGCCCGATGGATTTGGCTATGAGGTCGGTGAGGGAGTCACTGCGCTGTGGTGTGCTGCAGCATGGGCTAAACTTGACATTGTAAAACTGTTGGTTAGCCATGGCGCTAACATCAATCACAAATCCAAGGAAGGCTCTAGTCCTCTTTTTATGGCGTGTCAGTATTTCAGTTCCAACAGGTCACGTCAAGTACTGCTTGGAAAACCTGACATACCCTCTCAACTTGAACTTGTTAAGTTCCTGGTTGAGAATGGAGCAAATGTAATCGATTGTGGCCGTGATGGCAACACTCCACTTATTGCTGCATCTCTGTCAGGGTTCAAGGATCCATCGCTTGTTGTGTATTTGCTTGAGAAGGGTGCAGACCCAAATGAAAAGAATGCTCATGGTACCACAGCTCTCCACTTGGCAGCAGAGAAGGGGTGTTTACAAACAGTGAAAGTGTTAATTGAGCATGGAGCAAATTTTGACGCTCTTGATGGAGAAGGGCTGACGCCATTGCAAAGAGCCTGTTGCAGGTGCCAAGACGAGGTTGTAGATTTTGTTCTTTCCCTTGACGGGTTCTCCAGAGAACAGAGAATTGGTGCTATGGAACTTCTGGGAGCCTCACACATTACAAACATCGACACTGAGAGCATTGAATATCCCAGTGAGGgagctgatgatgatgatgatgaaaattatTATGCTACCATTCAGCCTGGTTATGACCTCATACTGAAAGCCATGAAAGAGCGCTTAAGCCCTTCTTCAACAAGTATCATGAAGTCAGGGGTAAATTCTCCATTACCTGTTTTCAACAATCAAGTGGAAAGTCAGAGCATAGAAGAACTTGAAGTTTTAAGCACTGAGAATGAAGCAATTGTTATGGAAGGATTTATCATTCGTGACAGAGTGCTTGGTGGTCTTAGATCGCAAGAAATGCTTGAACCACTTGTCAATGAAGCTGTTGTGCGGACTGACAAAGGTGCTCTGAAGTCAGCTGTTCGCTTCTATTCCCATGCATTGTCATTCAAATTGATATCAGCTCCACAGAGTAGAGGTATCTTGAGAAGATTCATTGAGCTTGCTGCTTACATGGTTGAAAATGAGGCCGAGCTGGAAATTTCTGACCTTGAAGTGGCACATACATTTTTGATTGACTGGCTATGTCATCTTCAACAGAAAAAAGAGAAGCTGTTTGCATCGCATTTTGAGCTGGAGGAGTATCTGTGGGCATTTGATCGAGACATGCTGAAAGCGTTctatttcatttgcattttaacCAACATTAGAACTAATGATGACAAAGatgcaaaaagaaaggtcAACATGATCAAATCAATCGTTGATCTTAACTTGTGCAATTCAAAAGGGTCAAACATGTTCCATCTTGCTGTTTGGGATTCCATCTTGGAAGTTCACAACAAGGTCTCCATGAGCAAAGTTTTTCAAGTGCCAAACTTAAAAGTTCTTCAAATGTTGCAACAATGTGGAATGAACATCAATTACTGTGACAAAGCAGGAAATTCTGCATTCCATGTCCTTGCTGCTGTTGACTCGCACCTGGCTATAGTACCAGATGACTTTAAAGAGAATGGAGGGAAGACTTACATTGATTGGTTTCTTCAAAATGGTGCAATTTTGGATTTAAAGAATGAAGCAGGAGAGAGACCACTGGATGTAGCAGTGTCAGAGCTCACAAAAGCAATTCttcaaaaattataaatgGCTTTGATCGATACAAAGtaatgaatatatttttcagaatttttcaTGCCTTTCTCTCACTACTGCCTAAGTAAATATGTAGGCTTGTTACTGTGAGGATCATGTAGTACACTGAAATGGTTTCAATCTGCAGTTTaattacatgaatttcatgtattcatcAAATCATATATAATTATACCTAACCTATTGACCTATGGAGAAATAACAGAGGTATAAAACATCCTTACTACATTATTTCTTCCCTATTCAGGAATATTAATGAGAAGTAGAATAAAAGCAGAATAAAAacgatgataataatttttgtaaaagacTAATAAAtagtagaataataataatagtgataataaCAGCTACTTTATAATGATGACTAGTGCAATACTCGGAAGACAGGAGTTGTGCTCCTGAATTTTTAGAACATTAGCTCAAAGGACTGGTTGTCTTTCTTTATGGAGCTTTCTACCATTGTAGAAAAGAGTTTCCCCTCTACAGTATCCTCTGTGATATAGGGTTTTCCTTTACAAATGAAGCAGGAGGTGAATGGCTTTTAGCAGGCAGAGAAAGTCTGGACATGCAGTGCCCAAAGATGTGAATTTGAGTGCTCGTTTATCTGAGCTCTTCAGAGGCGCCGCACACCAAATGAAAAGGTATACCCTGCGAGATACTgcttactaataattattataattattatgataataatggtATTACAAATAATCGACCATCATGCATAGTGCAGGATACATATAATAATCCAACTCAGCAAAGTTTCTCACTTTTGACCCTGTGAGCAAAATTGAATGACATACCATATTTACttgaataagcgccgccctcgaataagcgccacATCTggggcaaaaaagttaataagcgccgcaccccTGATGCTCTTTCCActgatattttcgctctcgttatcatgaaactctcgggtttttttcaccgcgtgaatttctctcCTTATTCGAGATGTAttatcagtttagtatcagtccataggaaaattaacagatagaaagtgtaccgttgaataaagATATAGAAGAAGCAAATTGGTatggtacaatgtttaaataagcgtTGCCCTCGAATAAGTGCCGCCCTTGAATAAGCACCGCACTTGTGGCACAAAAAATTAAGTAAGACCCGTGGcacttattcgagtaaatatgGTAAAGCAAAAATCTCACTTTCTGCTGGCCATagcaattgttttattaaaaaattataGTGGTACATTTTGGTTTTGGGAATGGGTTTCTTCTTTTGCATGCATCCAAGTATCCTTATACAGGAGATAAAAGTTATGACAACTTTTATGCATTTCATTTGCTGATATATTCACAAGCAATCATTATTGCATCATTTCACATGTGGATGTGTTCAGTGTCATTCTATGAAACCTGcttgagggttgtccaatagtGTGATTAtttgtgatagacatcacaaagtgtcccctaaccctaatccttaacaaaatgGTAACAgttttgcaatgcatgaagaacgAGGACACTTTGTgtcactttgtgatgtctattgtgaagtccgtgaatctcattatgtcacagtattggacatgtatggaAACCTTCCTACATCATGAATGAAAATCACATTGTCAAACAGGCAGTACTAGCAGATTTAGAGTGTCTGAGTTATGTTAAAGAGGTTGTTCATAGGATTGATTCCTAATTGGAACTCAGAAACCTTTCAGTTGTTCTTTCATCTGTTGCTAAGCAAACATTATTACATTACTttcatttattcaaataacataacataaggatccaaagaaaggaaaaaatagcATTGTTTCTATGAAGTAAAATCATGCTACCATTTGTTAgtttattgaaatttaaaatttgagaCAGGGATTACCGTATCCAGATGTAGTGCATTGGGTTATTCtgttacaatattattaacacGTGTACAAAGTTACACATAAAATATTTAACTTGGTGTACTGTAATTACCACAATTTTTATGATGCATtgacagtgccgtagcaaggggaggggccgtgcccccccagttttttccctagaaagtaaaaacagacctgtataaaatgtaaaaattaaatattatcaagcaactgtttggaaattttttcaagaaacgacctgccgatgaagtctacgtttgcctctaaggcaactcagccagtttaataactacgaacttatagtatgatgactctgaaaggttaaaaatttactggtttcaagatacagagatagtcggttttttatttggtaattgacgttgcaagtgttatactatcaatgtgcattagtttgctaagacagtgtacgaagcaAATAATTCGccatatgcataaatcacaaacagctcttggagaacgctggaaatggcatttccaagcctctagatttcaaaattttctgggggaccatgcccccagacccctctagcgccTCGCACCTCCGGCGCTTGCGTGCCCCCCtgcttatattacccttgctacggcactgattgATAGGGGCAAATAAGACTAGATCATTTTGCGGACAATTTTAGGTCGTTCatgttataattattgataattgCTCTATTAAAAGAGTGATCTTCAATATTTTTCTCATATCAAAGACCAAAGCGCTAATAAAAGTCAGTAGTAATTGTGTAGTTGTTTCTATGACGTGTAGTTTCTGTTGTTATCAGGGTAAGGGGTATTGGTTGTTGTATCAACTATTGTTTCAGTGTCCAGTCACAAACTGCATTGAGTTTGCGTGGCAACGCGCAAGACATGCGTGTGTTAGGTGTTGTGCCAGAGGCTCCAGTAGATTCTCCAtataacatagctatatgctagcgcatgctctgattggctaattttttacaaaaaagaaaaggatgtttcatagagatgaatcatgctgacgtcattgtcggtgaaattccttgccagcaaAAGTTTTTTCCTcacaacttttttctttttttgtttcttttcgttgttttttcgGTAAAACTTAAATTTAGCTGTTACTAATGGctagtaaaaataaaaataaatgtgttttcgaaaaacaagtcgttctatttttagtcagcacccgcacggttaagagaatttgcaatttgatcacTGCAGTCAAAAGCGACTTTTCAGCGCGAAAAATGTCTTGCTATATTATAAAAGCAATGGACAATGTCTAGCgtgcgtccatccaattcgggatacacttggatagttgggagagcacttaggtagctagctgcgcctcgagcatctTTTACGCTCCCTTCGTGCGCTCCCTATCCtgcgtgcatcccgaattggatggacgcacGCTAGACATTTAATAGCAAAGTTTCAGCGCGCTAAGCACTATAGGAAATGGAAACTGGTAACCTATCAAGCAGAGAAAATTTGATTATGACGTCATGGCACGAACGTCCTTCATCCGTACAGCCTCTATGGAAGGGGGAGAGGGAGGGGAAGGGCGTCTCAATGTCACCTGTTATTTCGGGTGTTCTCAGTTAATACGTTTCATAGACCTCTTGAGGTAACTCTCGCATCAAAATTAGTTAACTCAGAACTAGTCAGCACTCATAACAAGAATGGTATTTTCGAGTAATAACTAtggagctccgcttttaggcttgccTAAATCAGTAAATTATCGTTCGACCACCCCCAGTGGGACGAAACTAATAGTCCAAAACAGCCGAAAAACGGTAAAATGAAACGTACACTTTCTGTGCGGGTACAAAATGTGTCCCCATACATGAGTTACTAACGATAAGATTATTGCGCAAGAGATCACGCGGTTCTGACGCTCTCGCAAAAATGTCTCCAACTACCACTACGCATGTGGAAGCGGCCATACTGGCCATTGCCTGTTGTCTTCTGGAAACGAAATCTATGATTAATTAGTTAGACATGGGACGTcactctggtttaaaataaaaattgaaaatttgcgattaaaaaaaaaaacaacaacatttcgACACCACTATCTAGTGTCTTTGTCAGAGGTGATCTAAAATCTTGAGCACTTTCTTAACCAAAACGCAAGTAATCAAGTCAGTGACCAATGGCTCGCTTCAAGACTTCCTTGACAGCTAAGCGAAGGTCTGTGAGTTGAAGATCACCCAAGCGCTGGTTTCACCGATGAATTCGCAAAAACGTAGACGGAAGATATCCATAATGGCTGAGTTATGAGTCCAACTCCAAGATCAGACAAGGCACGGCTAAAGATAAGCACATTTGTGGTACAATACAGAGAGGGTGACTTCCAAATGCCCCCCCGAGATCAAAGCTAACTTTGAGCAAATTCTATACCATCCAAGAGACCTTGGCTATCAGCTGCTCACTCCGCGAACCCGACTCGGTAtaatttgaaagcaaatttCTCGACCTCCTGTACGTTTATGAATTGTCCAGTTCAAGTTGGCGAGAGCTAAAACAATATAAAGGCGATAAACCTACTAATATGTATTAAGGCTATTGAGTTTTCACATGCAATCTTCCTACCTTCACGAAGCTTCTCAGTCGGAGGAATTTTAAACTTATTTCAGTAATTGATCGATATACTCGTTAACTGGTTAACTTCGGAGAACTCACTGATAGCCATATGTTTGTACCATGATAACATTGATGAAcaagtaaaattaaaatcataGTAAAAGCCCAGTTTTTAAGGGAGGTCTTCAAACCATGCTGAGATATCCCTTTTGCGAACATAGATTGTTCCATTCTCATTGGAGACAACAAGGTTACAGAATGGCTTATTCTTTAGTGCATTTCGAACCACATTCGTCAAGTTTGGAAGGCGCTGCCTGTGGTACAAATTTGTCGATATATTGGACTAAACAATTTACAAAATCATGAGTCGTCTGACAAACATGAGCCCATAGTGGGTCCAAATTTATCATTGAATTTGCCTCGGCTCgatggaattaaaaaaaagttcacGATTGACACCTCACCCAGTGTTGAACGAAGACAATCAATGGTGGTTTCAGGCATCGTAATATCGGAGTTTTGGTTGATTCAATGGAGGGAACAGACATCGAAAGACTGTTCAGTGGTTGTCTAAATATTCCATTTGTATTTACAGCGACCATCGGCAACGTTTTGGTCTAAGGGGCAATATGGAGGACATCCGGATTACATTCTGCAGCTTATGTGCTTATATTTAGCCTTGCCTTGTCTGATCTTGGAGTGGGACTGATCTGCCAGCCGTCCTTCGTTATTCGGAAGCTATTTCCAGGTACCCTCGAAAGTAATGGATTACTGGAGAGAGTGTTCCCTACATGTTTCTGCAGTGTGTCACTGTTCACTGTTACGCTGATCGGAGTAGACCGTTATCTCGCTGTCAAGTTGCATCTCAGATACAAGGAAATGGTTGCAGAAAAAAGAACTGTTTACGTTAGCACTGCTGTATGGGTGGGCTCCACGGTGGCAACGTTGGTCTTCTATCTTGAATCTATGAGCTCTTTACtggtttttcagttttttcactGCCCAATCATCGTCACATGTTTCTTTACAAACATTTTCGTTTACCGCAAACTTTACCGGGTATGTCGGTATCAACACGCCAAAATTCAAGATCAAGCTGTTTTTCAGCAAGACTCCGGCCTGTCTCAACGAACTGCAAACGAAGCTCGATTTAGAAAATCCGTTAAAAGGATGACCTTCATTGTAT is a window from the Acropora palmata chromosome 1, jaAcrPala1.3, whole genome shotgun sequence genome containing:
- the LOC141875807 gene encoding protein fem-1 homolog B-like, producing the protein MISLEYSNHIKTFDFKSQRSQMEREAIDAVIAGQPLTPLFESHSLSFEGRKQLVKTKLGYPHKGEEFSLFLLAVVCGHVDLVRVMIEEGLVGIEQQKTVLVGVNTEVTVMPDGFGYEVGEGVTALWCAAAWAKLDIVKLLVSHGANINHKSKEGSSPLFMACQYFSSNRSRQVLLGKPDIPSQLELVKFLVENGANVIDCGRDGNTPLIAASLSGFKDPSLVVYLLEKGADPNEKNAHGTTALHLAAEKGCLQTVKVLIEHGANFDALDGEGLTPLQRACCRCQDEVVDFVLSLDGFSREQRIGAMELLGASHITNIDTESIEYPSEGADDDDDENYYATIQPGYDLILKAMKERLSPSSTSIMKSGVNSPLPVFNNQVESQSIEELEVLSTENEAIVMEGFIIRDRVLGGLRSQEMLEPLVNEAVVRTDKGALKSAVRFYSHALSFKLISAPQSRGILRRFIELAAYMVENEAELEISDLEVAHTFLIDWLCHLQQKKEKLFASHFELEEYLWAFDRDMLKAFYFICILTNIRTNDDKDAKRKVNMIKSIVDLNLCNSKGSNMFHLAVWDSILEVHNKVSMSKVFQVPNLKVLQMLQQCGMNINYCDKAGNSAFHVLAAVDSHLAIVPDDFKENGGKTYIDWFLQNGAILDLKNEAGERPLDVAVSELTKAILQKL